One Roseimicrobium gellanilyticum DNA window includes the following coding sequences:
- a CDS encoding DUF6528 family protein has protein sequence MQRHFLFFALLLFITSTFSPIHAQTTRHDARSWLVCGDSRIHLIDSTSSKGTTPHIVWTWDAHLVEDLPEEFRKRKFNSVDDVKAVQGGSQLLISSSSGAVAVWDVEKNKTLFHASVPNAHSIELLPGGLLVAAASTHAEGNKLMLFDPAKGNSPVFTDELHSAHGVVWHEGRQSLFALGFDVLREYKLEGTTLKRLHEWKIPGESGHDLTLSPDQKSFFLTEHTGAWRFDLDTAKFSKIDGFPDAPNIKSLSMTVDGQYLYTVPEESWWTHHVSLLNPASRLAFPGMRVYKARWYKE, from the coding sequence ATGCAAAGGCACTTTCTCTTTTTCGCTCTGCTGCTGTTCATCACCAGCACTTTCTCTCCCATTCACGCACAGACGACGCGGCATGACGCCCGGTCATGGCTGGTATGCGGCGACAGCAGAATCCACCTCATAGACAGCACTTCGTCCAAAGGAACGACACCTCATATCGTATGGACGTGGGATGCGCATCTCGTCGAGGATCTGCCAGAAGAGTTCAGAAAACGAAAATTCAATTCCGTCGATGACGTGAAGGCGGTTCAAGGAGGCAGCCAGTTGCTGATCTCCTCTTCTTCAGGCGCCGTAGCCGTGTGGGATGTGGAGAAGAACAAGACGCTGTTTCATGCCTCGGTGCCCAACGCCCACTCCATTGAACTGCTGCCAGGAGGACTGCTGGTCGCGGCTGCTTCCACACATGCGGAAGGCAACAAGCTGATGCTCTTCGACCCGGCCAAGGGGAATAGTCCGGTATTCACGGACGAACTGCACTCCGCTCACGGCGTGGTCTGGCATGAAGGGCGTCAATCCCTGTTCGCTCTCGGCTTCGATGTGCTGCGGGAGTACAAGTTGGAGGGCACCACCCTCAAGCGTCTTCACGAGTGGAAGATTCCAGGAGAGAGCGGGCACGACCTGACCCTCTCGCCTGATCAAAAGAGCTTTTTCCTCACCGAGCATACCGGAGCGTGGAGGTTTGATCTCGACACTGCAAAGTTCTCAAAAATCGATGGCTTTCCTGATGCACCGAATATCAAGAGCCTGAGCATGACGGTCGATGGGCAATACCTCTACACCGTCCCTGAAGAAAGTTGGTGGACACATCACGTGAGTCTCCTCAATCCCGCAAGTCGCCTGGCGTTCCCAGGCATGCGAGTTTACAAAGCACGCTGGTATAAAGAGTAG
- a CDS encoding TolC family protein has protein sequence MAFLATARAGEGGGAASRGSVNLKDAITKALAHDPTVRKVFADVIQADGFAKEMRADMRPQVFLEASAGAERRDRSSDGFLASDEWLFSRSASLVGRQLLWSNNYFSNRYKDAQQRREATLMLEKQQRELTAYAVTGVFLDIIHARRQIMYAENNVAEHSRVLGLAKERAEAAGTQADVDLSDARYNLALNLVRERRLALKQAEAKYLRLVGEPVPNTLAMPRVPSVKSFASLDFHKNWHYKATLHQHTAATLQKDALKGKYAPRFYLEGRGTVGQDVDGIEGRDNSASAMIVMSWDLIDGGRRKAEIQQASADIERQEAITQEVYETIRQDAAAHWADYTSAGYRLDLLRKYSKSLKGTVGLYREQFDLGTRPLLSMLDIQNEVTSANIRIAEEERDQAKLGYSLLYFTSGLITYAAGAEHIATPREPDGSPPARSMGDRVPQSVELANTRPLGQRNSK, from the coding sequence ATGGCCTTCCTTGCAACGGCCAGGGCAGGAGAGGGCGGAGGCGCGGCCTCCAGAGGAAGCGTCAACCTGAAGGACGCCATCACCAAAGCGCTGGCGCATGACCCCACTGTTCGCAAAGTCTTTGCCGATGTCATCCAGGCCGATGGTTTCGCCAAGGAGATGCGGGCAGACATGCGTCCGCAGGTCTTCCTGGAGGCCTCGGCAGGCGCAGAACGACGAGACCGCAGTTCCGATGGCTTCCTTGCCAGCGACGAATGGCTCTTCAGCAGGAGCGCCAGTCTCGTGGGACGCCAGCTTCTGTGGTCGAATAACTATTTCTCCAATCGCTACAAGGACGCCCAGCAGCGTCGTGAGGCCACGCTGATGCTGGAGAAGCAGCAGCGCGAGCTCACCGCGTATGCGGTGACTGGTGTCTTCCTCGACATCATCCATGCCAGGCGGCAGATCATGTATGCGGAAAACAATGTGGCCGAGCACAGCCGCGTCCTCGGATTGGCAAAGGAGCGTGCGGAGGCTGCCGGCACCCAAGCGGATGTGGACCTCTCCGATGCCCGCTACAATCTTGCCCTGAACCTGGTCCGCGAGCGCCGTCTCGCGCTGAAGCAGGCCGAGGCGAAGTACCTCCGGCTCGTGGGCGAGCCTGTGCCCAACACCCTGGCCATGCCGCGCGTGCCCTCCGTGAAATCTTTTGCTTCACTCGACTTCCATAAGAACTGGCACTACAAGGCCACTCTGCACCAGCACACCGCCGCCACCCTGCAGAAGGACGCTCTGAAGGGCAAGTATGCCCCGCGCTTCTACCTCGAAGGACGCGGCACGGTGGGACAGGACGTGGATGGCATCGAGGGCCGGGACAACTCGGCCAGTGCCATGATAGTGATGAGCTGGGATCTCATTGATGGGGGACGGCGCAAAGCGGAAATCCAGCAGGCCAGTGCTGACATCGAGCGGCAGGAGGCCATCACGCAGGAGGTGTATGAGACCATCCGGCAGGATGCGGCGGCCCACTGGGCGGACTACACTTCCGCAGGATACCGCCTCGATCTGTTGCGGAAGTATTCCAAGAGCCTGAAGGGGACCGTTGGACTGTACCGGGAGCAGTTCGACTTGGGCACGCGCCCGCTGCTGAGCATGCTCGATATCCAGAATGAAGTCACCTCGGCGAATATCCGCATCGCGGAGGAGGAGCGAGACCAGGCGAAGCTGGGCTACAGCCTGCTCTACTTCACGAGCGGACTCATCACCTACGCTGCGGGTGCAGAGCACATCGCCACCCCACGTGAGCCGGATGGCAGCCCCCCTGCGCGCTCCATGGGCGACCGGGTGCCGCAGTCCGTGGAACTGGCGAATACACGCCCACTGGGACAGCGAAACTCGAAGTAG
- a CDS encoding type I secretion system permease/ATPase, which yields MVDQYVQPPEVSSAPPSADGEELEDPLLSCLARVADWHGVEFSPEVVLAGLPVDGSGRLTVRIFEKAAHAAGFKIQVVRRKLRKLARPILPAILLLKDDNVGVLLPGRAGDIEFEAMDGSGRVFAGNARALRKAYSGYAILLRRHDDFTSVAGAAGEIDHAAQRRRWFWSTLWRFRADYLRLLPASFLVNLFAFALPFFTMLVYNRVVPNSAEETLWVLATGVGAIFAFEYIMRLMRGYVLKESGREMDRVLASDLFLQILSLEMRVRPPSSGMLAGRAKSYEVLRDFFVSASILALADVPFAILMTAATFFLGGQVIGWLMVASISLTIFFQLLIQPALRRSVVDGSESGLERQTLVSETVNGMETVKASNAEGALLAKFERAVTESSRKEVRAHWYSLLGDSTTKAIINVTSIAIIVASVYQIQKGEMSLGGMIACVMLGSRIMTPLAMAAGLMTRLQQALHALGGLNTMMALPRETAEERMFIQKRSFRPTYEFHHVSLAYPGQSVPSLADLTLSISQGERVALLGRMGSGKSTLLRLMTKIYEPTSGEITLDGISMPQYHPAVVREHVGYLPQNAAIFCGTLKDNITLGARGITDEQVMDVVQMVGLASFVVRNSAGIHAQVGEQGSLLSGGQRQALSLARVLVRRPKMLLLDEPTASLDLQAEQQFMNCLSNYLAGDATRTLVVATHKSSLLKIATRIIILHEGRIHHDGPAEGAIEHLQQKSRPQHPLAAQPQVHASRV from the coding sequence ATGGTCGACCAGTACGTTCAGCCACCCGAGGTCTCGTCCGCGCCACCAAGTGCGGATGGTGAGGAACTGGAAGATCCACTATTAAGCTGCCTCGCGCGTGTTGCCGACTGGCATGGCGTGGAGTTCAGCCCGGAGGTGGTGCTGGCAGGCCTGCCTGTGGACGGTTCCGGCAGACTTACCGTGAGGATCTTTGAAAAGGCGGCGCATGCAGCCGGATTCAAGATTCAGGTTGTCAGGAGAAAGCTTCGCAAATTGGCGCGTCCCATCCTCCCAGCCATCCTGCTCCTGAAGGATGACAACGTGGGAGTGCTGCTGCCGGGGAGGGCGGGGGACATCGAGTTCGAGGCGATGGACGGCTCGGGAAGAGTGTTCGCGGGGAACGCGCGTGCGCTGCGCAAGGCATACTCCGGCTACGCCATCCTCCTGCGGCGTCATGATGACTTCACCTCGGTGGCAGGAGCAGCAGGCGAGATCGACCATGCCGCGCAGCGGCGCCGCTGGTTCTGGAGCACGCTGTGGAGATTTCGTGCGGACTACCTGCGACTGCTGCCAGCGTCGTTTCTCGTGAACCTTTTTGCCTTTGCCCTGCCGTTCTTTACCATGCTGGTGTACAACCGAGTGGTGCCGAACAGTGCCGAGGAGACACTGTGGGTGCTGGCCACGGGAGTGGGAGCCATCTTTGCCTTTGAGTATATCATGCGCCTGATGCGCGGCTACGTGCTGAAGGAAAGCGGGCGCGAAATGGACCGCGTGCTGGCCAGTGATCTCTTCCTGCAGATACTCTCGCTGGAAATGCGCGTGCGGCCACCATCCTCCGGCATGCTGGCAGGCCGGGCGAAGTCTTATGAGGTGCTGCGGGACTTCTTCGTGTCTGCCTCGATTCTCGCCTTGGCGGATGTGCCCTTTGCCATCCTGATGACGGCGGCCACATTCTTCCTGGGAGGGCAGGTGATTGGGTGGCTCATGGTGGCTTCGATTTCGCTCACCATTTTCTTCCAGCTCTTGATTCAGCCAGCGTTAAGGCGGTCCGTGGTGGACGGTTCGGAATCCGGGCTGGAGCGGCAGACGCTGGTCTCGGAGACGGTGAATGGCATGGAGACCGTGAAGGCATCCAATGCGGAGGGCGCACTGCTCGCGAAGTTCGAGAGGGCCGTTACGGAGTCTTCACGAAAGGAGGTGCGTGCGCACTGGTACTCGCTGCTCGGTGACTCCACCACGAAGGCCATCATCAATGTGACCTCCATCGCCATCATCGTAGCCTCGGTGTACCAGATTCAGAAGGGCGAGATGAGCTTGGGTGGCATGATTGCCTGTGTGATGCTCGGCAGCCGCATCATGACGCCGCTGGCCATGGCGGCGGGCCTCATGACACGGTTGCAGCAGGCACTGCATGCGCTGGGTGGATTGAATACCATGATGGCGCTCCCACGAGAGACGGCGGAGGAGCGCATGTTCATCCAGAAGCGTTCCTTCCGGCCCACGTATGAGTTCCACCATGTGAGCCTGGCCTATCCCGGGCAGTCAGTGCCTTCCCTCGCGGACCTTACGCTGAGCATCTCACAGGGCGAGCGGGTCGCGCTGCTCGGGCGCATGGGTTCGGGCAAGAGCACCCTGCTGCGGCTGATGACCAAGATCTACGAGCCCACCTCGGGAGAGATCACGCTGGATGGCATCTCCATGCCACAGTATCACCCTGCCGTGGTCCGCGAGCATGTGGGCTACCTCCCGCAAAATGCCGCCATCTTCTGCGGCACGCTGAAGGACAACATCACCCTGGGTGCTCGTGGCATCACGGATGAACAGGTGATGGACGTGGTGCAGATGGTGGGACTGGCCTCCTTTGTGGTGAGGAATTCCGCAGGCATCCACGCCCAGGTGGGTGAGCAGGGTTCCCTCCTTTCCGGTGGGCAGCGGCAGGCGCTCTCGCTGGCACGGGTGCTGGTCCGTCGGCCAAAGATGCTGCTGCTGGATGAGCCCACCGCGAGTCTGGATCTCCAGGCGGAGCAGCAGTTCATGAACTGCCTGAGCAACTACCTTGCGGGGGATGCCACTCGCACCCTGGTGGTGGCCACGCACAAGTCGAGCCTGCTCAAGATCGCCACCCGCATCATCATTCTGCACGAGGGTAGGATACACCATGATGGTCCCGCGGAGGGTGCCATCGAGCACCTTCAGCAGAAGTCCCGTCCGCAGCATCCGCTTGCAGCGCAGCCACAAGTCCACGCATCCAGAGTATGA
- a CDS encoding HlyD family efflux transporter periplasmic adaptor subunit, with product MSTALHMKGGQGATAGRGWRASDMRRNSTSGTAKSRRDIVENEDADFVQGARVLLSRRGRKLRALGPWLAVGAVGLFIWWASHAEIDEVTRGHGKVIPSQAVQIIQSLEGGILEELHVVEGQTVEVGQPLVRIRDVIFASNYQENVARREVLEARLVRLQAEAERSPELTFPPDVRAELVATEGKLFEKRKADRLATQASLESRLKLMRREEELLQTGAASRAVSPIELIRTQKEIAAVVGDLQTLNSNFERLAMEQLDKDRVEYESVVQAIKRDKDRLDRTIIRSEVHGIVNKIYINSVGRVVPSGADIMAIVPLDDTLLLEAYIKPSDIAFLSPGANARVKFTAYDFSIYGGLDGEVERIGADTVTDEPGRPARSAAGLGVSRQEASYYPISVRTHKNTLGLDKNGRQLSIIPGMVAEVDVITGKKTILNYLLSPVYRAKERALRER from the coding sequence ATGAGCACGGCACTACACATGAAGGGAGGCCAGGGCGCGACCGCCGGCAGGGGTTGGCGTGCCTCGGACATGCGCCGGAACTCCACCTCCGGTACGGCGAAGTCACGCCGGGATATCGTGGAGAATGAGGACGCCGACTTCGTGCAGGGCGCGCGTGTGCTCCTGAGCCGCCGCGGGCGCAAGCTCCGCGCCCTGGGACCCTGGCTTGCCGTGGGCGCCGTGGGCCTTTTCATCTGGTGGGCATCGCATGCGGAGATCGATGAAGTTACACGTGGCCATGGCAAGGTGATCCCCTCGCAGGCGGTTCAAATCATCCAGAGCCTGGAGGGCGGCATTCTGGAGGAGTTGCATGTGGTGGAGGGGCAGACGGTTGAGGTGGGCCAGCCGCTGGTGCGCATCCGCGATGTCATCTTCGCCTCGAACTACCAGGAGAATGTGGCGCGCCGTGAGGTGCTCGAGGCGCGGCTCGTGCGGCTACAGGCGGAGGCGGAGCGCTCACCAGAGCTCACCTTCCCTCCGGACGTGCGGGCCGAACTCGTGGCTACGGAGGGCAAGCTCTTCGAAAAACGGAAGGCGGACCGCCTGGCCACGCAGGCCAGCCTGGAGAGCCGCCTGAAGCTGATGCGCCGTGAGGAGGAACTGCTGCAAACGGGTGCTGCCTCCCGCGCCGTGTCTCCGATAGAGCTGATACGCACGCAGAAGGAAATTGCCGCCGTGGTGGGGGATCTCCAGACGCTGAATTCGAACTTTGAGCGGCTCGCCATGGAGCAACTGGACAAGGATCGTGTGGAGTATGAATCCGTGGTGCAGGCCATCAAGCGCGACAAGGACCGGCTCGACCGCACGATCATCCGCTCTGAGGTGCACGGCATCGTGAACAAGATCTATATCAACAGCGTGGGTCGCGTGGTGCCGAGCGGTGCGGACATCATGGCCATCGTCCCACTGGATGACACACTGCTCCTGGAGGCGTATATCAAGCCGTCTGACATCGCCTTCCTCAGTCCCGGTGCGAACGCGCGGGTGAAATTCACCGCGTATGACTTCTCCATCTATGGCGGGCTGGATGGCGAGGTGGAGCGCATCGGCGCGGATACGGTCACGGATGAGCCGGGGCGGCCCGCTCGCTCCGCCGCAGGTCTGGGAGTCTCCCGGCAGGAGGCCAGCTACTATCCCATCAGCGTGCGCACGCACAAAAATACTCTCGGTCTGGACAAGAATGGCAGACAGCTTTCCATCATCCCCGGCATGGTTGCCGAGGTGGACGTCATCACTGGGAAAAAGACAATACTCAACTACCTGCTCAGCCCGGTCTACCGCGCGAAGGAGCGAGCCCTCCGCGAACGCTGA